One genomic window of Diospyros lotus cultivar Yz01 chromosome 8, ASM1463336v1, whole genome shotgun sequence includes the following:
- the LOC127807391 gene encoding cyclin-dependent kinase B2-2: MEKSSAMEAFEKLEKVGEGTYGKVYRARERATGKIVALKKTRLPEDDEGVPPTTLREISLLRMLSRDPHIVRLIDVKQGQNKEGKTILYLVFEYMDTDLKKFIRTFRQAGEYIPAKTVKSLMYQLCKGVAFCHGHGVLHRDLKPHNLLMDRKTTMLKIADLGLARAFTLPIKKYTHEILTLWYRAPEVLLGATHYSTAVDMWSVGCIFAELITKQALFPGDSELQQLLHIFRLLGTPNEEMWPGVSKLMNWHEYPQWKPQKLSSAVPNLDEDGLDLLYKMLVYEPSKRISAKKAMEHPYFDDLDKKGL; this comes from the exons atggagaaaTCGTCGGCGATGGAGGCTTTTGAGAAGCTGGAGAAAGTGGGAGAAGGAACGTATGGAAAGGTGTACAGGGCAAGAGAGAGGGCAACGGGGAAGATCGTGGCCTTGAAGAAGACGAGACTCCCCGAGGACGACGAAGGAGTCCCCCCCACCACTCTCCGCGAGATCTCTCTTCTGAGAATGCTTTCCAGGGATCCCCATATCGTCAG ATTGATTGATGTCAAACAAGGCCAAAACAAAGAAGGGAAGACGATTCTTTACCTAGTGTTTGAGTACATGGACACTGACTTGAAGAAATTCATCAGAACCTTCCGTCAAGCTGGAGAGTACATCCCCGCCAAAACTGTCAAG AGTTTGATGTACCAACTGTGCAAAGGCGTTGCTTTCTGCCATGGCCATGGTGTGTTGCACAG GGACCTGAAGCCTCACAACCTTCTGATGGACCGAAAGACAACGATGCTCAAAATAGCAGATCTTGGATTGGCTCGAGCATTTACTCTACCAATCAAGAAGTACACTCATGAG ATATTAACGCTGTGGTATAGAGCCCCTGAGGTTCTTTTGGGAGCCACACATTACTCAACAGCAGTAGACATGTGGTCTGTTGGCTGCATATTCG CTGAACTAATCACCAAGCAAGCACTCTTTCCCGGAGATTCTGAACTGCAGCAGCTCCTGCACATTTTCAG ATTGCTGGGGACGCCAAATGAGGAAATGTGGCCAGGGGTAAGCAAGCTCATGAACTGGCATGAGTATCCCCAGTGGAAGCCTCAAAAATTGTCGTCTGCTGTCCCAAATTTGGATGAGGATGGCCTAGATCTGCTATAT AAGATGCTGGTGTATGAACCCTCAAAGAGAATTTCCGCAAAGAAAGCCATGGAACACCCTTACTTTGATGATCTTGACAAGAAGGGTCTCTGA